A region from the Clostridiaceae bacterium genome encodes:
- a CDS encoding transposase: MRFRQRVVEYAIKHDNNAKAARRYHTSRQQVWRWRKRYDGTVQSLVNKSRRPHSHPEQHTREELELIKHKYRYHGHEDLAQVYRKLIDARYKRTYDSMCRQIKKMQLSETKKHRSYTKTRYQKATAIYPGERVQIDVKYVPNECIGFASKHSRYYQITAIDEYSRKRYMEIVEENSTYTTSNFLMRLEKKLGFKIELVQTDNGLEFVNDSDKTSKKSMFEKCLEKLKIKHKRIRPYSPWQNGIVERSHRIDNELFYCKRHFNSYEQMQKAFKRYVNRYNNIARKILNFKTPNEMVEHYFTENAA; encoded by the coding sequence ATGCGATTCCGTCAAAGAGTAGTTGAATATGCAATAAAACATGATAATAATGCAAAAGCAGCAAGAAGATATCATACAAGCCGTCAACAGGTATGGCGTTGGAGAAAAAGATATGATGGCACAGTACAATCTTTGGTTAATAAAAGTAGAAGACCTCATTCACACCCAGAGCAACATACACGGGAAGAACTGGAACTAATAAAACATAAATATCGTTATCATGGTCATGAAGACCTGGCACAAGTATATCGAAAATTAATAGATGCAAGGTATAAAAGAACGTATGATTCTATGTGTAGACAGATAAAGAAAATGCAATTAAGTGAAACAAAAAAGCATAGAAGTTATACAAAGACTAGATATCAGAAAGCTACGGCTATCTATCCAGGGGAAAGAGTACAAATAGACGTGAAATATGTTCCCAATGAATGTATTGGTTTTGCAAGTAAACACAGTAGGTATTATCAGATAACAGCTATTGATGAATATTCAAGGAAGAGATACATGGAAATAGTAGAGGAAAACAGTACATATACAACATCAAACTTCCTGATGCGATTAGAGAAAAAACTGGGATTTAAGATAGAATTAGTGCAAACAGATAATGGACTAGAATTTGTAAATGACTCTGATAAAACAAGTAAAAAATCGATGTTTGAGAAATGCTTGGAGAAACTGAAAATAAAACACAAAAGAATACGTCCATATTCGCCTTGGCAAAACGGAATAGTAGAGCGTAGCCACAGGATAGATAATGAATTGTTTTATTGTAAAAGACATTTTAATAGTTATGAGCAAATGCAAAAAGCATTTAAAAGATATGTTAATAGATATAATAACATAGCAAGAAAAATCCTAAATTTTAAGACACCAAATGAGATGGTAGA
- the sigH gene encoding RNA polymerase sporulation sigma factor SigH yields MLEEDVIEEAKEGDDLALEYMINKYKGFVRAKARTYFLIGADREDIIQEGMIGLYKAIRDFRGDKLASFRAFAELCITRQIITAIKTATRQKHIPLNSYISLNKPVFEEDSDRTLMDIISEESITDPEELVISREEYSVIELKMSEMLSELEQEVLSLYLQGQSYHEIAAELDRHVKSIDNAIQRVKRKLLKYLEEGR; encoded by the coding sequence ATGTTAGAAGAGGATGTTATAGAAGAAGCAAAAGAAGGAGATGACCTTGCCCTTGAATATATGATTAATAAATATAAAGGTTTTGTACGTGCTAAAGCCCGTACATACTTTTTAATAGGTGCGGACAGAGAGGATATTATTCAAGAGGGCATGATAGGATTATATAAAGCTATCAGGGACTTTCGAGGGGACAAGCTTGCATCATTCAGAGCATTCGCAGAACTTTGCATCACTAGGCAAATAATTACTGCTATTAAAACCGCCACCAGACAAAAGCATATACCGCTTAATTCATACATCTCTCTTAATAAGCCTGTTTTTGAAGAAGATTCTGACAGAACACTCATGGACATAATAAGTGAAGAAAGTATAACCGATCCTGAAGAATTAGTAATAAGCAGAGAAGAGTATTCGGTAATTGAATTAAAGATGTCTGAGATGCTTAGTGAACTTGAGCAGGAGGTTCTGTCCCTTTATTTACAAGGGCAATCCTATCATGAGATTGCCGCGGAGTTGGACAGGCATGTAAAATCCATAGATAATGCGATACAAAGAGTAAAACGTAAATTATTAAAATATCTTGAAGAGGGAAGATAA